The following proteins are encoded in a genomic region of Clostridium kluyveri:
- a CDS encoding universal stress protein, whose product MTKKKILVPLDGTDRSMHSLDWLKKLFKEDKVTITLMTIREIVMANDMTITNSTIEQAQKDMDEVLDKAEKKLQGYEVEKYSDFGSAPDKILLKSKLDNYDVIIMTKSNKKGLARIIGSVTNKVLKNADTLVIVVPE is encoded by the coding sequence ATGACAAAGAAAAAAATTTTAGTGCCTTTAGACGGAACTGATCGAAGTATGCACTCTCTTGACTGGCTAAAAAAATTATTCAAGGAAGATAAAGTAACAATAACCCTTATGACTATCAGAGAGATCGTCATGGCAAATGATATGACTATAACAAATTCTACTATAGAGCAAGCTCAAAAAGACATGGATGAAGTATTGGACAAAGCCGAGAAAAAGCTTCAAGGCTATGAAGTAGAAAAATATAGTGATTTTGGCTCTGCTCCTGACAAAATATTACTAAAATCAAAGTTAGATAATTACGATGTAATAATTATGACTAAATCCAATAAAAAGGGACTGGCTAGAATTATTGGTTCTGTAACTAACAAGGTCTTGAAAAATGCAGATACATTAGTTATTGTCGTTCCAGAATAA
- a CDS encoding type II secretion system protein, producing the protein MKSTGFTYIEVMMAITIFLVLSALAVRLNITANKNMNMQIQKQNVMMEAQKCLEEYKNNPENYQNTNSQLTFKKNPIENDLFEIIITDNSSGEEILKSYFFEK; encoded by the coding sequence ATGAAGAGTACAGGTTTTACCTATATAGAAGTTATGATGGCTATTACCATATTTTTAGTACTGTCTGCTTTGGCAGTTAGACTTAATATTACAGCAAATAAAAATATGAATATGCAGATTCAAAAGCAAAATGTGATGATGGAGGCACAAAAGTGTCTGGAAGAGTATAAAAATAATCCAGAAAATTATCAAAATACAAATTCACAGCTTACTTTTAAAAAAAATCCTATTGAAAATGATCTTTTTGAAATTATAATAACTGATAATTCCAGCGGAGAAGAAATATTAAAATCATATTTTTTTGAAAAATAA
- a CDS encoding chemotaxis protein CheA, whose protein sequence is MTNKYSNDPILESYIFETSDLINKLETLVLDNENSSCYCQECIDEIFRIVHTIKGSSAMMSYDYISMLAHSIEDLLYFIRENNSEYLDYKELSDLILKSVDFIKGEIDKIKAGNGVQGICDDMINENIKFLEKLSKCDLPEENKIVDSQEVDKSDIDKKDTLYKAVIFFEDSCQMENLRAYTVVETFKKFCHELYYVPEDIIDNDNTCSLIREEGFKLFIKCDKSYDEVEEILKHTVFLKSVKLMRMEEHEEVYPVSRPKENVDLNGHVPYQPLLGKREKVQDKSNVQNFINVKVEKLDKLMDLVEEMVIAESMVTENPDLKGLKLDNFRKSARQLRKITKEIQDTVMSVRMVPVYGIFHKMNRIVHDMNKKLNKKVKLKFIGEDTEVDKNIIEHISDPIMHLVRNSIDHGIESAEYRRSLGKSEIGTIILEAKNQDNYVVVMIKDDGAGFNKERILKKAHEKGLLKKPADEMSDKEIYDLIFIPGFSIKENITEFSGRGVGMDVVIKNIKEIGGIVTVQSKDNEGTLITIKIPSTLAIIDGINVRVGDYYYTIPVTIITKFFRPKADDIFHIEKDEMIMVREKCCPVIRIHKLYGIETSVKELADGIIVMAENEDKFVCIFADELLGQQQVVVKPLPDYVKKIKNIKGISGCTVLGDGSMSLILNIGELNGSIS, encoded by the coding sequence ATGACAAATAAATACTCAAATGATCCTATACTTGAATCCTATATATTTGAAACTTCTGATTTAATAAATAAGCTTGAAACTTTGGTGCTGGATAATGAAAATTCAAGTTGTTACTGCCAGGAATGTATTGATGAAATTTTTCGTATTGTACATACAATCAAAGGTTCTTCAGCTATGATGTCCTATGATTATATTTCAATGTTGGCTCACTCTATAGAAGATCTGTTATATTTTATCAGAGAGAATAATTCTGAATATCTGGATTATAAAGAATTATCTGATTTAATATTGAAATCTGTAGATTTTATAAAGGGAGAAATTGATAAAATAAAGGCAGGGAATGGAGTACAGGGTATATGTGATGACATGATAAATGAAAATATAAAGTTTCTTGAAAAGCTAAGTAAATGTGATTTACCTGAAGAAAATAAAATTGTAGATAGCCAGGAGGTAGATAAATCCGATATCGATAAGAAGGATACTCTATATAAAGCTGTAATATTCTTCGAAGACAGCTGCCAGATGGAAAATTTAAGAGCCTATACGGTAGTGGAAACTTTTAAAAAATTTTGCCATGAATTATATTATGTGCCTGAAGATATAATTGATAATGACAATACCTGTAGTTTAATACGTGAAGAAGGATTCAAACTATTTATAAAATGTGATAAATCTTATGATGAAGTGGAGGAAATCTTAAAGCATACGGTTTTCTTAAAAAGTGTTAAACTCATGAGAATGGAAGAACATGAAGAAGTTTATCCTGTTTCTAGGCCAAAAGAAAATGTGGATTTAAATGGACATGTTCCCTATCAGCCTTTACTAGGGAAACGAGAAAAAGTACAAGATAAATCAAATGTACAAAATTTTATAAATGTAAAGGTTGAAAAGCTTGATAAGCTTATGGATTTAGTAGAAGAAATGGTTATTGCAGAATCCATGGTAACTGAAAATCCAGATTTAAAAGGGCTAAAGTTGGATAATTTTCGAAAATCCGCAAGACAACTTCGTAAAATTACAAAAGAAATTCAAGATACAGTAATGTCTGTAAGGATGGTGCCCGTATATGGAATTTTTCATAAGATGAATCGCATAGTGCATGATATGAATAAAAAATTAAATAAGAAGGTTAAGTTAAAATTTATTGGAGAAGATACGGAAGTAGATAAAAATATAATAGAGCACATATCAGATCCTATTATGCATCTGGTGCGTAATTCAATTGATCATGGAATAGAATCTGCAGAATACAGAAGATCTCTAGGTAAAAGTGAAATAGGTACTATTATTTTAGAGGCAAAAAATCAGGATAATTATGTTGTGGTAATGATAAAAGATGATGGAGCAGGATTTAATAAAGAAAGAATTCTAAAAAAGGCGCATGAAAAAGGGCTTTTAAAAAAACCTGCAGATGAGATGAGTGATAAGGAAATTTATGATTTAATATTCATTCCAGGATTCTCTATAAAGGAAAATATAACAGAATTCAGTGGGCGTGGAGTGGGAATGGATGTAGTAATAAAAAACATTAAAGAGATTGGAGGAATAGTGACAGTTCAAAGTAAAGATAATGAAGGAACCCTCATAACCATAAAAATACCCAGTACCCTTGCTATTATAGATGGAATAAATGTGAGGGTAGGAGATTATTATTATACCATTCCTGTTACCATAATAACGAAATTTTTCAGACCAAAAGCTGATGACATTTTTCACATTGAAAAAGATGAAATGATAATGGTAAGAGAAAAATGCTGTCCTGTAATTCGTATACATAAATTATACGGAATTGAAACTAGTGTTAAAGAATTAGCAGATGGGATAATTGTCATGGCAGAGAATGAAGATAAGTTTGTGTGCATATTTGCAGATGAGTTATTGGGCCAACAACAGGTGGTGGTAAAACCTCTCCCTGATTATGTAAAAAAAATCAAAAATATAAAGGGTATATCCGGCTGTACAGTACTGGGGGATGGAAGTATGAGTTTAATACTTAACATAGGGGAATTGAATGGGAGTATCAGCTAA
- a CDS encoding pilus assembly PilX N-terminal domain-containing protein — MKKKGSALLIVVIIMMIVFTLAAYMVDTSIKSNRTASDTLNRTREYYSAEAGVYDCINEINKKIDGKEVDENIGTDGSASNKITYKDIIEVYKASFQCIERPNSNGDNDSPKKYTFKITSSGNYASQGCGIVAQVSIYYNINSVSNVYEYSRYTIDSWKVYSALDIQ; from the coding sequence ATGAAAAAAAAAGGTTCTGCCCTTTTAATAGTTGTTATTATTATGATGATAGTTTTTACGTTAGCTGCATATATGGTGGATACCAGTATTAAAAGCAATAGGACAGCTTCAGATACACTAAATAGAACTAGAGAATATTATAGTGCCGAAGCAGGTGTTTATGATTGCATAAATGAGATTAACAAAAAAATTGATGGTAAAGAAGTTGATGAAAATATTGGAACCGATGGCAGTGCTTCAAATAAAATAACCTATAAGGATATTATAGAAGTTTATAAGGCCTCATTTCAATGTATAGAAAGGCCTAATTCTAATGGGGATAATGATTCACCAAAAAAATACACCTTTAAAATCACCTCTTCAGGTAATTATGCTTCTCAAGGCTGCGGTATAGTTGCACAGGTATCCATTTATTATAATATTAATAGTGTATCAAATGTATATGAGTATTCACGTTATACTATAGATAGCTGGAAAGTTTATAGTGCCTTAGATATTCAGTAG
- a CDS encoding type II secretion system protein, translating into MCRKRGFTLIEIMIVIAVIGILSMVLVPKVGAIKLQSKNKSVSTNALLVRTYLENRAGKDGISYHKSIGENKTSAEAFASLVNNVASEMSSKFYGSNALTNPFNGSSSIVYSQGNVTNRSHVVSSIIIYYCTDTLPSSNDEISGSTILPKGTDFVGNVIAVIYSTGYVLYGLDDSGEIINPPYIIKFPSASTSSSGGGGSSEGGGDDSGNTIGDFFGANCLNVFGDSSDEINLGNGSTNMNITGSAYLQGKKVTFQQNTTVNGDLNILGVGSGSSVVTGNGGNNTIKVTGQTNFQAYNMTFKSNLQTYSNVSILGTNSVTFDNASIDAEFNNGNVQIQSNKDINFYSGVNAANSKFYAVAGGNNYFNNTSGNLTLDNESSAYIQSGENTQFYYKVDSTAPVTMIAGNNLDFGNNGQSVNINGKTYLKAENIISILRSVTLGYTYIDADTFNYGYAHIRTSSLSTCVNNFSHGNGATLTPDYTAVSERNPTVPEAVAPSTSISEITTTRQVKTLKNTNYTSGYDTTTYPGIAFSIVKGSDTNALKQALQASNVDSNIYKFLIIDGDCTLDWNIGSNNFSNFIIYCTGTINLNYIDLSFSNSTIITKNANIKPSSAFTITQPSSTQYTASIKNEINDICDQYLN; encoded by the coding sequence GTGTGCAGAAAAAGAGGATTTACATTAATAGAAATTATGATAGTTATAGCAGTTATAGGCATACTTTCAATGGTTTTAGTGCCAAAAGTAGGGGCAATTAAACTGCAGTCAAAAAATAAAAGTGTATCTACCAATGCACTGCTTGTTAGGACTTATCTTGAAAATAGAGCTGGAAAGGACGGTATTTCCTATCATAAATCTATAGGTGAAAATAAAACTTCTGCAGAAGCTTTTGCTTCTCTTGTAAATAATGTGGCATCGGAGATGAGCTCAAAATTTTATGGCAGTAATGCACTTACCAACCCTTTTAATGGCAGCAGTTCCATTGTATATTCTCAAGGAAATGTGACAAACCGTTCTCATGTGGTTTCTTCAATTATTATATATTACTGTACAGATACTTTACCTTCAAGTAATGATGAAATAAGCGGCAGTACTATTTTACCCAAGGGGACAGACTTTGTGGGAAATGTGATAGCAGTAATTTATAGTACAGGTTATGTATTGTATGGTTTAGATGACAGTGGTGAAATAATTAATCCTCCATATATTATTAAGTTTCCTTCTGCATCTACCAGTAGTTCTGGTGGTGGAGGGTCTTCTGAAGGTGGTGGAGATGATTCAGGAAATACCATAGGAGATTTTTTTGGAGCTAACTGTCTTAATGTATTTGGAGACAGCAGTGACGAAATCAATTTAGGAAATGGCAGTACTAACATGAATATTACAGGTTCTGCGTACCTTCAGGGTAAGAAGGTTACTTTCCAGCAAAATACCACAGTTAATGGAGATTTGAATATATTGGGTGTAGGTTCTGGAAGTAGTGTTGTCACTGGAAATGGCGGTAACAATACAATAAAAGTTACAGGGCAAACTAATTTTCAAGCATATAATATGACATTTAAGAGTAATTTACAAACCTATAGCAATGTATCTATTTTAGGTACCAATAGTGTTACTTTTGATAATGCAAGTATTGATGCTGAGTTTAATAATGGAAATGTTCAAATACAAAGCAATAAAGATATAAATTTTTACAGCGGTGTTAATGCGGCAAACAGTAAATTTTATGCAGTAGCTGGTGGAAATAATTACTTTAATAATACCAGTGGCAATTTAACTTTAGATAATGAAAGCTCTGCATATATTCAATCTGGGGAAAATACACAATTTTACTACAAAGTAGATTCTACAGCTCCAGTAACGATGATTGCAGGAAATAATTTGGATTTTGGAAACAATGGCCAAAGTGTAAATATAAATGGTAAAACATATCTTAAAGCAGAAAATATTATCAGCATTTTAAGGAGTGTAACATTAGGATATACTTATATAGATGCCGATACTTTTAATTATGGATATGCACACATAAGGACATCTAGCTTAAGTACCTGTGTAAATAACTTTTCTCATGGAAATGGGGCAACATTAACTCCAGATTATACAGCAGTGTCAGAACGTAATCCTACTGTACCGGAAGCAGTTGCACCTAGTACATCTATTAGTGAGATAACCACTACCAGGCAAGTAAAAACACTTAAAAATACTAACTATACCAGTGGTTATGATACTACTACTTATCCAGGCATAGCTTTTTCTATAGTTAAGGGGTCGGATACCAATGCGTTAAAACAGGCACTGCAGGCTTCTAATGTTGATTCTAATATCTATAAATTTTTAATTATAGACGGGGATTGTACACTGGATTGGAATATAGGAAGTAATAACTTTAGCAATTTTATAATTTACTGTACAGGTACTATAAATTTGAATTATATTGATTTAAGTTTTAGTAATTCTACCATAATTACTAAAAATGCTAATATAAAACCAAGTTCAGCTTTTACAATAACACAGCCAAGCAGTACTCAATATACAGCAAGTATTAAAAATGAAATTAATGATATATGTGATCAATATCTCAATTAA
- a CDS encoding methyl-accepting chemotaxis protein, translating to MKWFNNFKIGIRLLTGFGMMVIIMLVIGLVGINGISKVNELDTELYEKMTVPLGELVTMTSSYNNIRTALRDVVLSKDETNIVKYSDNVKVNSNNFDDELEEFSKTLITDQGKQKIQNLKENKSKYMDIANKVIELSKNSKNDEAANLIYSELTKVQENMESDLKAIASLKESNAKSFSDSNGQTAHTVKILVIVLMAIGVIAALVLGIFISSSVSKPITEIMYSANKIAEGDLNIEIKVDSRDEIGILENSFKKMAAHLNEVIKSINSAADQVAMGSKQIADSGIVLSQGASEQASSIEQLTASLEEISSSTKFNADNSNESNKLTEEVKNSANEGSSHMKEMLQSMDEINAASENIHKIIKVIDEIAFQTNILALNAAVEAARAGQYGKGFAVVAEEVRNLAAKSADAAKETTSMIENSIKKSERGTKIVHETAEAFDKIVKGVIKVDNIVREIASASSEQAAGIEQIKGGIMQVSEVVQQNSTASEESASASEELSNQAELMREQVKKFKVK from the coding sequence ATGAAGTGGTTTAATAATTTTAAAATAGGAATTAGGTTATTAACTGGTTTTGGTATGATGGTAATAATTATGCTTGTTATTGGTCTTGTGGGAATAAATGGTATAAGCAAGGTAAACGAGTTAGATACTGAGTTATATGAAAAGATGACAGTACCTTTGGGAGAATTAGTTACAATGACCAGCTCTTATAATAATATAAGAACTGCTTTAAGAGACGTGGTTTTATCAAAGGATGAGACTAACATTGTGAAATATTCAGATAATGTAAAGGTAAATAGTAATAACTTTGATGATGAATTAGAAGAATTTTCAAAAACGCTTATAACTGATCAGGGAAAACAAAAAATCCAAAATCTTAAGGAAAACAAATCTAAATATATGGACATAGCCAATAAAGTTATTGAATTATCGAAAAATAGTAAAAATGATGAAGCTGCCAATTTGATTTATAGCGAACTTACAAAAGTTCAAGAAAATATGGAAAGTGATTTAAAAGCTATTGCAAGTCTTAAGGAGAGTAATGCTAAAAGTTTTTCAGATAGCAATGGTCAAACTGCCCATACAGTAAAGATATTAGTTATAGTTTTAATGGCTATAGGGGTAATTGCTGCATTAGTGCTTGGAATATTTATATCATCATCTGTAAGTAAACCTATAACGGAAATTATGTATTCTGCAAATAAAATTGCAGAAGGAGATTTAAATATTGAGATCAAGGTTGATTCCAGGGATGAAATAGGAATACTTGAGAATAGTTTTAAAAAAATGGCGGCTCATCTAAATGAAGTTATAAAAAGTATTAATTCTGCGGCAGATCAGGTAGCCATGGGATCCAAACAGATAGCTGATTCAGGTATAGTTCTTTCTCAAGGGGCCTCTGAGCAAGCTAGTTCCATAGAACAGCTTACAGCCTCCTTAGAAGAAATTTCTTCAAGCACGAAATTTAATGCAGATAATTCAAATGAATCAAATAAACTTACAGAAGAAGTTAAAAACAGTGCAAATGAAGGAAGTTCACACATGAAAGAAATGCTCCAAAGTATGGATGAGATAAATGCGGCATCGGAAAATATACATAAAATCATAAAAGTTATAGATGAAATTGCATTTCAGACAAATATCTTGGCATTGAATGCAGCTGTAGAAGCTGCAAGGGCAGGGCAGTACGGAAAAGGTTTTGCAGTAGTGGCAGAAGAGGTAAGAAATTTGGCTGCCAAATCAGCAGATGCAGCAAAAGAAACCACTTCTATGATAGAAAATTCAATTAAAAAATCAGAAAGAGGTACTAAAATTGTACATGAAACGGCGGAAGCTTTTGATAAAATTGTAAAAGGTGTTATAAAAGTAGACAATATAGTAAGAGAAATAGCTTCTGCTTCCAGTGAACAAGCTGCAGGCATTGAGCAGATTAAAGGAGGGATAATGCAGGTATCAGAAGTAGTACAGCAAAATTCAACTGCATCCGAAGAAAGTGCTTCTGCCAGTGAAGAACTTTCAAATCAGGCAGAACTTATGAGAGAACAGGTTAAGAAGTTTAAAGTGAAATAA
- a CDS encoding radical SAM protein — protein MRYEGIIYRPPSEAYSLIIQISVGCAHNKCTFCNMYKAKKFRIKSLEEVYGDLYEARQMYGHVERIFLADGDSLVLPTEKLTQILLKIKELFPECKRVSAYATPGDILRKSPEELKELKELGIGIFYMGIESGSDLILKEIRKGVTSEEIIEAGQKIKKSGIKISVTFISGIGGKDKWQENARESARVITEINPDYVGLLTLMVEPGTKMYDDINSEKFKLLSPEEIMLETRELIKNIHTTNCVFRSNHASNYVALSGTLSEDSERLIALIDDVLSGKYGYKPEKFRRL, from the coding sequence ATGAGATATGAAGGCATTATCTATAGACCGCCTAGTGAAGCCTATAGCTTGATAATTCAGATTAGCGTGGGATGTGCACATAACAAGTGTACTTTTTGTAACATGTATAAGGCTAAAAAATTCAGAATAAAAAGTTTGGAAGAGGTATATGGGGATTTATATGAGGCAAGACAAATGTATGGACATGTAGAACGTATATTTTTGGCAGATGGAGATTCGCTTGTGCTGCCCACGGAAAAATTAACACAGATATTGCTTAAAATAAAAGAATTATTTCCAGAATGCAAAAGGGTATCTGCTTATGCCACACCTGGAGATATTTTAAGAAAATCTCCAGAGGAGCTTAAAGAATTAAAAGAATTGGGTATAGGTATATTTTACATGGGAATAGAAAGTGGAAGTGATTTAATATTAAAAGAAATACGAAAAGGAGTTACTTCAGAGGAAATAATAGAGGCAGGACAAAAGATTAAAAAAAGTGGTATCAAGATTTCTGTAACATTTATTTCAGGTATAGGTGGAAAGGATAAATGGCAGGAAAATGCCAGGGAATCTGCAAGGGTTATAACTGAAATTAATCCTGATTATGTAGGACTTTTAACTCTTATGGTGGAACCTGGAACAAAAATGTATGATGATATTAATAGTGAAAAGTTCAAACTTCTAAGTCCAGAGGAAATTATGCTAGAAACTAGAGAATTAATTAAGAATATTCATACCACCAATTGTGTTTTTAGAAGCAACCATGCATCAAATTATGTAGCTTTAAGTGGGACTTTATCTGAAGACAGTGAAAGGCTTATTGCTCTCATTGATGATGTTTTAAGTGGAAAATATGGATATAAGCCCGAGAAATTCAGAAGATTATAA
- a CDS encoding PulJ/GspJ family protein has protein sequence MKKKGFTLIELMITLTIFAIFSVYLYQTFFSQIRQSFSLNNNIDVQYNVNKALNMLTDNIRSYSSTNETKVLKSSDGSKSISINQNGGIQVNSVNDSGNIVNVLSNFPEPSSSPPADIQYDSINKTLYFKNDSQNKCFNIDSVDFSTENKNGIIVITVSVLKGNVHIESSTAVNVKK, from the coding sequence ATGAAAAAAAAAGGATTTACTTTAATTGAATTGATGATAACCTTGACTATTTTTGCTATATTTTCAGTATATCTTTATCAAACTTTTTTTTCACAGATAAGACAATCTTTTAGTTTGAACAATAATATAGATGTTCAGTATAATGTAAATAAAGCTTTAAATATGCTTACGGATAATATAAGAAGCTATAGTTCAACTAATGAAACTAAAGTTTTAAAATCTTCAGATGGGAGTAAATCAATTTCCATAAATCAAAATGGAGGAATTCAGGTAAATAGTGTAAATGATAGTGGTAATATAGTTAATGTGCTTTCAAATTTCCCAGAGCCGAGTTCATCTCCTCCTGCTGATATACAATATGATAGTATTAATAAAACCTTATATTTTAAAAATGACAGTCAGAATAAGTGCTTTAATATAGATTCTGTTGATTTTTCAACTGAAAATAAAAATGGAATAATTGTAATTACAGTTTCCGTTTTAAAAGGAAATGTACACATTGAAAGTTCCACAGCTGTTAATGTAAAGAAATGA
- a CDS encoding DUF3867 domain-containing protein, translating to MDDDRIVDFNVLKNKAREKDVEKFEDYVYGLSYDMSQGKLTMADFSEKIQKYMEKNNISHEKLFNIQKELMKRYGFNIEDIEKQMKSMGIDISSLEKGNDYETIRKTLSFQEKYKKDIGNVLMTTYTINNSVNNLSIFISEEKVILESTGKINLQDTELNEFLCSYKKILKDKKLMIYLCENMGIFEY from the coding sequence ATGGATGATGATAGGATTGTAGATTTTAATGTTCTTAAAAACAAAGCCAGAGAAAAAGATGTGGAGAAGTTTGAAGATTATGTATATGGACTCAGCTATGATATGTCTCAAGGTAAATTAACTATGGCCGATTTTTCTGAAAAGATTCAAAAGTATATGGAAAAAAATAATATATCTCATGAAAAGCTGTTTAACATTCAAAAAGAACTTATGAAAAGGTATGGATTTAACATAGAAGACATAGAAAAACAAATGAAGAGTATGGGAATTGACATATCATCTTTAGAAAAGGGAAATGATTATGAAACCATTAGAAAAACTTTGAGTTTTCAAGAAAAATATAAAAAAGACATAGGAAATGTACTAATGACTACATATACTATAAATAATTCTGTAAATAACTTATCCATATTCATAAGTGAAGAAAAAGTAATTTTGGAAAGTACTGGAAAAATAAATTTACAGGATACCGAGTTAAATGAATTTTTATGTTCTTATAAGAAAATACTGAAGGATAAAAAACTTATGATTTATTTATGTGAAAATATGGGGATATTTGAATATTAA
- a CDS encoding chemotaxis protein CheW codes for MTKPVYDIFVEDGEDTQKDKYLIFALANEFYGIDIKYVIEIIGIQSISKVPELPEYIKGIINLRGKIIPVMDVRLRFKEEYREYNDRTCIIVIEMEDITIGLIVDSVLEVADISDSEIVDPPEIGNHKNRFVRGIGKSQNSIRLILNCNKLLSDEEIDVLSDNI; via the coding sequence ATGACTAAACCTGTATATGATATTTTTGTGGAAGATGGAGAAGATACCCAAAAGGATAAGTATCTTATATTTGCACTGGCAAATGAATTCTATGGTATAGATATTAAATATGTTATTGAAATAATAGGAATTCAATCTATAAGCAAGGTGCCAGAGTTACCTGAATATATAAAAGGTATAATAAATTTGAGAGGTAAGATTATACCGGTAATGGATGTAAGATTGAGATTTAAAGAGGAGTATAGGGAATACAATGATAGGACATGCATTATAGTGATAGAAATGGAGGATATAACCATAGGCCTAATTGTGGATAGTGTATTGGAAGTAGCGGATATATCTGATTCAGAGATTGTAGATCCGCCAGAAATAGGAAACCATAAAAATAGGTTTGTAAGAGGTATAGGAAAATCACAAAACAGCATAAGGCTGATTTTGAATTGCAATAAGTTATTAAGTGATGAAGAAATAGATGTTTTGTCAGATAATATTTAA
- a CDS encoding response regulator: MRKILIVDDASFMRISLRTMLQKNGFEVVGEAENGISAILKYKQFNPDIVTLDITMPDMDGIEVLKEIKKYDSEAKIVMITAMGQKTMVKKSILSGARSFIVKPFKEEQLIETLNKVMFI; this comes from the coding sequence ATGAGAAAGATACTTATTGTTGATGACGCATCTTTTATGAGGATTTCTTTAAGGACTATGCTGCAGAAAAATGGTTTTGAAGTTGTGGGAGAAGCTGAAAATGGAATATCTGCAATTTTGAAATATAAACAGTTTAATCCCGATATTGTTACTTTAGATATTACAATGCCTGACATGGATGGTATTGAAGTACTTAAAGAAATTAAAAAATATGATAGTGAAGCAAAAATTGTAATGATAACTGCCATGGGACAAAAAACCATGGTGAAGAAATCTATATTAAGTGGTGCTAGGTCATTCATCGTTAAACCGTTTAAAGAAGAACAGTTAATTGAAACACTTAATAAAGTGATGTTCATTTAG
- a CDS encoding DUF441 domain-containing protein, translating to MESTIILIIILTASVLGRANSVAIATCFLLILKLLNADKFIFPYLQENGLFLGLVILIASILIPIADGNVSYINIRNVFTSWLGVFALLVSLFTTYLSGLGMNYLTIQGHSEIMPALILGAVIAAAFLGGVPVGPMITSGLIALGLKLFNKIGS from the coding sequence TTGGAATCCACTATTATATTAATAATAATACTAACTGCTTCTGTACTTGGGAGAGCTAATTCTGTGGCAATAGCTACCTGCTTTCTTTTGATCTTGAAGCTTTTAAATGCAGATAAATTTATATTTCCCTATTTACAAGAAAACGGATTATTTCTAGGTTTAGTAATACTTATAGCATCCATTTTAATACCTATTGCCGATGGAAATGTAAGCTATATAAACATTAGAAATGTATTTACCTCATGGCTTGGAGTATTTGCTCTTTTGGTTTCCCTTTTTACAACTTATTTAAGTGGACTTGGTATGAACTACTTAACTATTCAAGGTCACAGTGAAATTATGCCTGCTTTAATTTTAGGAGCAGTAATTGCCGCTGCTTTTTTAGGTGGTGTTCCTGTAGGCCCTATGATAACCTCTGGATTGATTGCTTTAGGCTTGAAATTATTTAATAAAATAGGCTCTTAA
- a CDS encoding universal stress protein has protein sequence MTKRKILIPVDGTDRSMHSLDWIKKLFEKDEIQVTLMNVVEMFMAKDTMIKDKMYRAKQISHRVLDKAEKELDGYEVEKYLTFGYADDKILKKAEQDKFDMIVMTRSTKTALDRMIGSVTSKIIKNADTLVAIIPE, from the coding sequence ATGACAAAAAGAAAAATTTTAATACCAGTAGACGGTACTGACCGAAGTATGCACTCTCTTGATTGGATAAAAAAATTATTTGAAAAAGATGAAATACAAGTGACTCTCATGAATGTTGTAGAAATGTTTATGGCAAAAGATACCATGATAAAAGATAAAATGTACAGGGCAAAGCAAATAAGCCATAGAGTTTTAGATAAGGCTGAAAAAGAGCTTGATGGTTATGAAGTAGAAAAATACCTTACTTTTGGATATGCTGATGATAAAATATTAAAAAAAGCAGAACAGGATAAATTTGATATGATAGTTATGACAAGATCCACAAAGACAGCTTTAGATAGAATGATTGGTTCTGTAACCAGCAAAATTATAAAAAATGCAGATACATTAGTTGCTATCATTCCAGAATAA